One stretch of Euphorbia lathyris chromosome 7, ddEupLath1.1, whole genome shotgun sequence DNA includes these proteins:
- the LOC136234808 gene encoding U2 small nuclear ribonucleoprotein B'' 2-like has translation MLTADIPPNQTIYIKNLNEKVKKEELKRSLYCLFSQYGRILDVVALKTPRLRGQAWVCFSEVMAASNAVRQMQGFPFYDKPMRIQYAKTKSDCLTEAEGVYDPNAKKKKKQEEKAEKKRRAEEVQQSAAANGTPTEVHRGPASFRQGNRGEQETAPPNNILFIQNLPHETTSMMLQVLFQQYPGFREVRMIEAKPGIAFVEFEDDVQSSMAMQALQGFKITPQNPMAISYAKK, from the exons ATGCTAACAGCGGATATTCCTCCCAACCAAACTATATACATTAAGAATCTCAATGAGAAGGTCAAGAAAGAAG AATTGAAGAGATCGCTATATTGCTTGTTCTCCCAATATGGAAGGATTTTGGATGTTGTTGCCTTGAAGACGCCCAGGCTTCGAGGGCAAGCATGGGTTTGTTTCAGTGAAGTGATGGCTGCTAGTAATGCAGTGCGGCAAATGCAGGGTTTTCCATTTTATGACAAACCTATG CGCATACAGTATGCAAAAACAAAGTCTGATTGCCTTACAGAGGCAGAAGGAGTCTATGATCCGAAtgcaaaaaagaagaagaaacaagaAGAAAAAG CTGAAAAAAAGAGACGCGCTGAAGAAGTTCAACAATCTGCTGCAGCTAATGGTACACCTACTGAAGTTCACAGAGGGCCG GCCTCTTTCCGACAAGGAAACCGGGGAGAACAAGAAACAGCTCCACCAAACAATATATTGTTTATACAGAATTTGCCGCACGAAACTACTAGCATGATGTTACAAGTTCTGTTCCAACAATATCCAGGATTCAGGGAAGTTCGAATGATTGAAGCAAAACCGGGTATTGCATTTGTCGAATTTGAGGATGATGTGCAGTCTTCCATGGCAATGCAGGCTCTTCAGGGCTTCAAAATCACTCCTCAGAATCCTATGGCAATTTCTTATGCCAAGAAGTGA
- the LOC136235012 gene encoding cation/H(+) antiporter 15-like — MSNSNNSTSAPFSISNGAGMGSAFVCEVVGRVNSKGIWLGDDPLSFSVPLLLLQLSIISIFTRFIYVFLKPFGQPSIVSQIIGGVVLGPSVLGHNLNFAEKMFPLKGGLVLETMSVFGFMLFIFLIGVKTDPSILFRAGKRVVVIGTLAFCIPYGIAGLVKMNLCESYSLNKNNCKLLERLVVLQSLTSFPVVATFLAELNILNSEIGRLATSSAMICDLFFWFTMSLTYVKEMAVARSTKISIESFISVACLFGVIAFGVRPAALWAVRNTPEGKPVKEIYTTVALIALMGCVFMGEIVGLDPLISSFLVGLAIPDGPPLGAALVERLDCFVSVLLTPIFFTLCGLKTNVYTIQKWHTVGITQLIVLAGFCAKLIGTMIPPLFCRMPFRDAFSLGLIMNSRGIVELILLNDWRTRNVLNDESFAIMVVSVVTVTGAISPLVKALYDPSRRFLAYKRRTIQHHGRNQELRMLACIHSQENVHTVVTLLSATNPSKQDPVGLFVLHLIKLAGRASSLLIPHIPHDKPPENPTQSEKIFSAFETFQHVNCGNVALNCYKGISPSRTMHNDVCSLALEERITFIIMPFHTQTIDNKTIESSHSYRHLNMNVLDKAPCSVGILVDRSNPKKSSLLLEETLSYKIIVLFFGGADDREALAYGRRMLKHPCVSVSVLHFKISLPNMETTARIHVYDAKILDEFRFNLFPNARISYEEKVVTDRKGIIDVIEAIDESYDLVMVGKQHENLQVLSEFGTGSEDKELGEIGEIVATGNSKLRASVLVVQQQKRVWGMRNPVENPYERYISIIRNKKQNDFCVIPSQKSNENFLIPQ; from the exons ATGTCCAATTCAAACAATTCCACGTCTGCTCCATTTAGCATCTCAAATGGGGCTGGAATGGGTTCCGCTTTCGTATGCGAGGTTGTTGGTAGGGTTAATTCAAAGGGTATCTGGCTTGGAGATGATCCTCTTTCTTTTTCTGTGCCTCTGTTACTCTTACAGCTTTCAATCATTTCAATTTTTACACGATTTATTTACGTTTTCTTGAAGCCCTTTGGCCAGCCTTCAATTGTATCTCAGATCATT GGCGGTGTAGTACTTGGTCCTTCGGTTCTTGGCCACAACTTGAATTTCGCAGAAAAGATGTTCCCATTGAAGGGAGGATTAGTCCTTGAAACCATGTCAGTATTTGGTTTTATGCTATTTATTTTCCTAATTGGGGTGAAGACAGATCCTTCAATCCTTTTCAGAGCCGGTAAGCGGGTGGTAGTTATAGGAACGTTAGCCTTCTGCATTCCTTATGGAATAGCTGGATTGGTTAAAATGAACCTCTGCGAATCCTACTCGTTGAACAAAAACAATTGCAAACTGCTTGAGAGACTGGTAGTTCTGCAATCTTTGACATCTTTCCCGGTTGTTGCAACCTTTCTCGCGGAGCTAAACATTCTTAACTCGGAGATTGGACGCCTCGCGACTTCTTCTGCAATGATTTGTGATTTGTTCTTTTGGTTCACTATGTCATTGACTTATGTGAAAGAAATGGCTGTAGCAAGATCGACCAAAATATCGATTGAGTCTTTTATATCAGTCGCATGCCTTTTTGGTGTAATTGCATTTGGGGTCCGTCCAGCAGCGTTATGGGCTGTCCGAAATACACCAGAAGGAAAACCTGTGAAAGAGATTTATACTACTGTGGCTCTTATAGCATTGATGGGTTGTGTATTCATGGGTGAAATTGTTGGTTTAGATCCTCTGATCTCTTCTTTCCTAGTTGGCTTGGCCATTCCGGACGGACCTCCTTTAGGAGCTGCGTTAGTCGAGAGGCTCGATTGCTTTGTATCGGTGCTGCTAACCCCTATCTTTTTCACCTTATGTGGATTGAAGACAAATGTTTATACCATACAAAAGTGGCACACAGTAGGCATAACTCAATTGATTGTCCTTGCTGGTTTCTGCGCGAAATTGATAGGGACAATGATACCGCCTCTCTTCTGTAGAATGCCATTTCGAGATGCTTTTTCTCTCGGTCTTATCATGAACTCCCGAGGCATTGTTGAGCTCATTTTACTAAATGATTGGAGGACACGTAAT GTCTTAAACGACGAATCATTTGCCATTATGGTTGTCTCCGTGGTGACTGTAACCGGAGCAATCTCACCACTTGTCAAAGCTTTGTATGATCCTTCAAGGAGGTTCCTAGCCTATAAAAGAAGGACGATACAACATCACGGTCGAAATCAAGAACTACGGATGCTTGCTTGCATCCATAGCCAAGAAAATGTCCATACCGTAGTCACCCTCCTCAGTGCTACTAACCCGAGTAAACAAGACCCTGTCGGCTTGTTTGTCCTCCACCTCATTAAGCTAGCAGGACGTGCATCTTCGTTACTGATTCCCCACATCCCCCACGATAAACCACCCGAAAACCCTACACAATCGGAAAAAATATTCTCCGCATTCGAAACCTTTCAGCACGTAAATTGCGGCAACGTCGCATTGAATTGCTACAAAGGCATTTCACCTAGTCGAACTATGCACAACGACGTTTGCTCACTTGCTTTAGAAGAGAGAATAACTTTCATCATCATGCCTTTTCATACACAAACCATAGACAACAAAACGATCGAGTCATCTCATTCATACCGACACTTAAATATGAATGTCCTCGACAAAGCACCCTGTTCCGTCGGGATCCTTGTTGACCGCAGTAACCCGAAGAAATCTTCACTTTTACTCGAAGAAACCTTATCATACAAGATAATTGTTCTATTCTTCGGTGGCGCCGACGACAGAGAAGCATTAGCATACGGTAGACGGATGTTGAAACATCCTTGCGTATCAGTCAGCGTTCTACATTTCAAGATCTCATTACCGAACATGGAGACAACAGCAAGAATTCATGTATATGATGCTAAAATCTTGGATGAATTCAGGTTCAATCTATTCCCGAACGCCCGCATATCGTACGAGGAGAAGGTAGTGACAGACAGGAAAGGTATCATAGACGTTATCGAAGCAATAGACGAATCATATGACCTTGTTATGGTCGGGAAGCAGCACGAAAACTTGCAGGTATTATCTGAATTCGGGACGGGGAGTGAGGATAAAGAATTAGGAGAGATAGGAGAGATAGTTGCAACAGGAAATTCAAAACTTAGAGCATCTGTTTTGGTGGTTCAACAACAAAAAAGAGTATGGGGAATGCGTAATCCAGTAGAGAATCCATATGAGAGATATATAAGCATAATTCGGAATAAGAAGCAGAATGATTTTTGTGTAATTCCAAGTCAGAAAAGTAATGAAAATTTTTTAATTCCTCAATag